CAGCGAGCGCATATGAAGACTGTAATGCTTGAAGCAAAGCAGGCTCCAAAGCCAGCCACCAAGAGGATAGCTACTGCAATGCACGTGACTGGACGCCGTCCAATTTGATCTGCAGCCATACCTAGGGTCGGGACCGCGATCACTGCTCCCATCACGTACATTAGCGCGGCAACTGTTAACAGCCATTTTCTGTTACACACGAGGTCCCAGGTAGTGATGATGGTTTGGGAATCTGTCTCGTAATGCCAGGCTGTGCAAGGAACTGGAGTACGGTTCTGTCCAAGCGGGTTGTCGTAGACTTCGCACCGGCTATAACCTCCATCTGACGTTGGTGGAAGAGCGAGGCTCTTCCACTCCGTTATGTTAAGGTTTTGGAAGATAGCGGGTCGTGCGCACCAGTAGTCGACGTTGCGTGCGATGATCTTAAAGCTGAGGCTGTGGCATCGAAGAACGAGCAAGGACAAGAAGCTGCAGACGAGGATCATCCGCTGGTAACAGCCATGGCCGTAGATAGCAGCTTGGCTAATGTCGTCGTATTCGCCCAGCTCATCCAGGTGCAACTCGGAGACTGTCACCCTGCTAAGTTGTGCCGACACCCTTCCACTTACCATGGATTCTTCGCGAGACTGCGCCTGTGGCTTACGCAAGGGACCTTCTACGGCGAGTCTTTCGATGGCATGTGGTAGGACCGGTTCTCTGCCTAGAGATGGAGCGTGCAGCACGGCTAGAATTGGTGGTGTAGCAGACTTGTCGAAAGAAATTCCCCTTGGCCTCAGCTCGGCCTTCGTCACTGGTTCGGTGTGCTGTGGACTGGCTTCAACATTCGCTTGCGGAGCTTGTAATGGCGAAGCACGGGATGGTTCATCAGACGGATATTTATACGAATATTCGTTCGAAAAGCGTCGGAGTGAAAGCTTGGTTGCTGGAGCGCGTGTATCACTCAACGCTCCAGGAACATCTTGTGAGTCCATCGGGAACCAGGATTCCCTTGATATTCTGCGCTGCTGCGGCTGCATCGAAGAAGCAATAGCGTATGATGTGGCACGATCACCCCGTTCGGATTACGCACGTTGTGATGAGCGAGCACACGCGAGGTAGCGTGAGAAGTTTCTTTGTTGTCCACCTGTCATCGAGGTATCCGATACAGTTCATTAAGGAACCGACGGAACTTTCTAATACAGACAAGTTTTTTTATAATAtaaaataagattgtacagaCAGATTGTGTAATATATAAATAAGGATAACTAGACTTGGGCGGAAATAAATTCGGAAATTCGACGCTTCACTCGACCAAGACAATACCAACGGCGATGGCATCACCTGGCCAGACCTCCAGAAGCTTCTCGACATATAGCCTCCTATATAGTATGCCGGGTGTACAGGGGTGTCATCCAATGcattgctccatagacgaaagcgtgccgagcgaacgcaatgcattctggacaggccttggtcgcacgtcacagcaaacgtcaaggcgcacgtgaccttaaagatggttGCGCCCGTGTTCTACGGCGAAATCGTTTGAAAACAAAGCGTTTACTGTTTCTGTGCACAGTTTTTGACGTCTTCCGACaccggtaattatttttatccgatgatgatgatgatgatacgaTGACGATTCGGCCTTATGAcgcactgagccgatgcgatctACTTAAACTAGGgaaaatgggctaccatgtcgcggaagaagcaccgtacGGTTTACGCTGGTAAAATActttcatctcttggctttacgCCGACGGGAATGTCTCGGCAAGCGCTataaaacgacatgtaaacaaagtcacgtgacctcaaaattACGTTTTCGATGACGTGTGACCAGCAGAACGTGGCGGCTTTGCAaaaggcacccgcttgagggtagttacaaaaatggcggatTTATGTCATCCCTGtgataccgggtgtttcacggcTGAATAactcgtgaacaggtggcgctatcgatgGTCCTTGAGACATCGGCAAAGAACTGAGCAGTGAACTGCTCATTTtcatacgctcattaattaaataaaaatcctaacttttaaattttacttagGATACTTTCGGAACCTCTATTTTACGTATACGGGGACCTTCAGCAAAACatacttcagaaaaaaaaaagaagagaaaaccgCGTCGACACTTACTGATTTTTtcaattaattggtttcggtttacatatttcttgcgcggagtagCGTATAATAGTAGCGTAATCTTTCGCTCAACTATCCAACACTAGATTAAGTCTTCATCCGATCGGTTAGTACAGGTGCTTCTCATAGCCACATAGctttcatagccacagttgctccgcggcgctaacacgaacaTTCTGTTACAACACAAGGCAGTTGTGCGACAGTGCGAACACGTTTACCAGCACATGTTACGCATGAGCAGTACACGACAGGGCTCCTCCTTTCAAACCCAGGCACACTGCGCGCGACACATAGAACGCAACGAAAGTGAACAAAGTAAATACGTTGTTTCAGTTGAATTTTTCGGTACACAGTCTCCCTAAACGCGACGACATACCGCACCATTAACCACGTTAACCGTGGCTATCTATCTACAGGTGTGTCCCGCTTATCCGGACATCTCGGGAGTAGTCAGTTTTCCTCAGAATAAAGAATTTCCGGATAAGCCAAATCTACCAAATCTCCAGGAAGTCCGAAAATTTAGGAGAACTCCTTATTGCtccagaaaaacaaaacaaaaaacacaatgAAAATATCGCTTCTGGTGTTCTTTACATAAAAAATACATCAAAAAGGCACCAGCTGCGTCACCCAGCTGTAGGTTCGCTGGAGCGCCTCTTCTCTTTATCCGGAATGATGTCGCAGATGGTGGACTTCCTCGAATCAATGTCCAGGGTCTTTTTGGCCTTGCCATAGTCCAAGAGACTGGAGATACTTTCGGAAGGCATGGACATTCGAGGTTCACGTATGGATTTCTTGTGCACGGTGGATACAGAACAACTCGTGTGCTTCTCGCCTACCATCTCTACTGTGTGTCCGCACACGTCAGAAAGGAGTGACTTCTCGAGGAAGGGCGAGCCAAACGGTACAGAAGGCCCCGGTGAGATGTGACCCTTTTTGGGGGGGGAACAatgcgaacacagcacatgccaAGGACAGAGGCCGTTGACACATTTCTGGATAAGCGTTCTCAAACATTGGTCCCCGTACTTatccggataacgaattccggataaccgagacCACAGCCAACGGTGGAAGGTccgttcccggtaacgtaaccCGTATAAAGTGTTTTCCAGATCTGACACACACAGAGCCACATGGCAGGCTTCTGCGCATAACTGCGGTGTACTgtaggcaaagcacgctttacaggacaACGATTCGTCACCGCTGAGCTGTATTGGCAACTGAACCCACTTTTACGTCAGATTTTACACAGGCGCAAAGAGTCAACTGACGGAAACGAACGAAAATAACGCCACGTTTTGTATTTACGTAAACACACaatcactagtttatttcacGGGCCATCTTTCGCTCTTATTCACGGGGCTTATAGTTACGTCAATTATATTTAATACATTTTTGATTCCAGCATCAGAGTATGAGAGACCCAGCCAGTCTAGATGTCCCACGCGTGACATTTTTCTAGCGGATTCATTCCCGAACCCAAAGGGCAGTCGAAGGACTCTGAGAAGTCTCTGCTGTTCTTCAAAGGAATGTTCACTCTGAAAAAGACACCAGATGCGAATTGTAGCTCAGCTCAACCTTATTCCTTCCATCCTTCCATTACCTATCCTCCATGCGCTTCCTTGCCATCGCATCTGCGGGAGGTGTTTTGCAATAGCTCTGAAAGTAAATACACCGAACGCGTCAAAATTGTACAATGATTTACCGTGCTTGAAGTGGCACTACGAACTAAATTCAGGTTGACTTCGTTTATTTAACTCGCGCGACCCACGTCGTGACGTCATCGTACGTCACAGACTCCACCGACCCGCACCAAGGGGAGTCGCTGCCATGCGCTTCCCGTCACAAGAGCCGCGTCGTTGTATTGACACAAGAGCTGATTCCTCGACTCTCGAGTTGCTTGGGTCCAATAAACTAACACAAACCCGATGTCTTCAGGCAAAGCCACCTATACAGAAGGtttgcttaatgcctcctctcattCCTTCGCACGTAGACATACATAAGGTCCGTCCATCGCTGCAGCCATCcaagatgtcagccaatcgccgcagagtGTTTTGAAACGCAGGCTTTATGTGTGTGTCACCGCTTTCAAGTCAGCTCTCGGCCGTAATCTCCAAGCGCACTACCTGTTTCACAAACCTTTTCACTCGTCGCCTGTTACTCTTCCCTACACACGTCCAGCCAACGCTTGGATAGCGCTCAGAAATGCGCACCGTTCTTCTCCCATAGTTTGCTTCCCAGCAATTTATCTCAACACCAACTGGACGATTTCCATTACACGTTACACAACCGTGACAACGCCTCCACGGATCAATCCGAGAAGCTTCCCACACAACGTTCAGCGTCAACTACGTCAACTAACGAAACTTACGTCCCAGCAAGTCATCTGGCAACTTGCAACGTCACTCGGAAGTTTCAAATAATTCATTACCTGCGCGTAATATATGAAGAAAAGCTGCCTGGATGTTACTCCAAGGAGACCAGTCAACTGGTAGTCCTTATTGAAGTATTTAACGGTAAATACATTGTCCATAAAGACCTGCGACAATACACAGTTATCTTTCGTGCGGAAAGACATTTGGATACGCTTACCTGAAAGGCAACCTTAACGGCCGCGTTATCTTCGATACTTGAGTATATCTCGGAGATTTCCTATTAATCGTGTATAAACAGTGGGACAAAGAAGAAACAGACAAGAGCCATCTGTACAGCAAAGATACTTACATATGCTTCGTATTTGTATTGTCTACCAAAGCATCTTAGCTTTAATTTGAAACCTTCTCGGGAATAGTCCGTCCACAAAACTTCATTGGGATTGTAAAAGGCAGCTGCACACAGAAAGTGCAAAAATCACTTTCTAAGCACCACTGGGGGGTGTCAAGTGTCCTTCAATTCCTGCGCTAATGGTCTACAGTGTGACCAATACTCCCTCCTCAGGCCTTGTTAGCATGTATAGTTAGCCAGTTCTGCAGCTGTTTTTTACAGTATATGCCAACAAGTAGGCCACTTCAAAGCAATTTCATAATAGTAAACATGCCTAGATGCTGCGGCTAATTTGCCAATATTTACATGTCCTTGAGTAGGTGCAGACAACGCTTGATGATTTAAACctatgcgtttttttttttcattctacGAATTGCATGTGGACATTGTACAACATATTGTACGTATCGCACGGCACAGTAAGGGCATTGTACAGTTCTGCCTGGAACATAATTGTAACCTACCGCTTTCGAAGACGGCTTTAAACAAACATTGTGCAATTCTTGGTGCAATTCTTGGAATGTGAAATATTCTGCAAAGCACATTGTTGAAAAATACACATCTGTGAATTGCCACTATCTTGTGTGTATCACAGCTGAGTTACATTCTTAACAACGTTATCGGATAATTCGATTCGTCGGATAATGCGATACGTGAAAGTAAGGAATGATCAGTACTTCTCTTTTGCCGATGTTGGGATAGTCGTGTTGAACATTCCGACAGGAATCACTGAGAGAAAATACTCATGAGTGTTTCAAATTAACCACTTCGCTAGTATGACTTACTAATGACATTTTCTGATAGGACATATCTGCATATTGTATCAAATACTGAGCCTTTCCACCTGTAAGCAATAAATAATAGATAAAGTGTCTCGCAGTGCGACGTGCGTAGAGAGCAATGGATCCGGTTACCTTCTCTGAAAATTTCGAAAGCTGTTCGGGTCTCTTCCTGTCGATACGACGTACTGACTCATTGATAAGAAATACAATAGAGCATCCGGATTTTTAGGTACAGATGAGACAATCTAAGGGAAAACAGGAGTCACTGATCAGTAAACACGAAGCTATCTAGaaacattctaaaaaaaaaataaaaatccaaATTTGTCTGTCTGAAGGCTTTGAAGAGCGAAATCGTGATATGATTGGTGTCAAACCACTCGGGCCGCGAGATCGCGCAGCAAATTTGACGCCTGCGCGCCCTAACGGGACCGATGGTCTCTTGTGCGCCTGCTTGTGCTTGGAAGAGAATTTGAACATTTTGAAGCTGGAATTCCTAGGAATAACGAGACCGTCCCGCAGGACACCTGATATGAGGTGGTAATAACTAAACATTCCGTAATCACATCAAATTATGCAGCAGCTGGGGATCgggcatttcggtgcacggacgttttcGTGTGAGCACGTTCCGATGTAGCGAAGGTTCGGTGGAAATACGTTTCGGTACGTGGGGGGACGTCTAGGGGCAATGCACAACTTACTGAAAACAGCGTACGACCAATAATTGTATTTCATGTGCTCACAAAGGGATTACACGAACAcgtccttgagtctgaggacaAGCTATCCCTCGTTCCATCCTCAGAGTCGAGGAAATGTTCGCTTCATCTAcataccagctcgcttgcatttttctattttgttcCTCACGGGGGAACTTTAAAAACGTAAGTTCAGAGTTCATACACACTAATTTGAAGGCGTCAAAAAATCAAATTTTTAGCGCAAGGGAAGATCGGACAAACTCTTATCGTATTTTATAGCACGAATAACCTTCCGAGAACTCCGAATTAGAAGACTACGCACAGCTAACGACAAGTCACAAGAAAAGTTTCCATGAATATTGTAACACGTTCCTTCCTTGTCGAGCTCAACATACGAACTGCAGCCTTCAAAATTCACAGTTATGGGGAGAATTGAAGCGTAGACTGCACCCATAATATTGGTATACGCACAGAACAGGCAGCTTAGTGGTTAGCGTACTGACACCCTAATAGTGGACATGGAAGAGTTCTTATTACCTGGTTCATGTATAAGGCAATGTTGGCAGCAGACGATATGTGCAGGGGAAAGAACGCATAGATCTGCGTATGCTTGAGCTGGAAAGGTAGAAAGTATGACGACACGTCGTCCAGTCTTGACCTGCTCTGTGCACTAGACGTACCTTCATTTGGATAGCGTTCCTTGACCACGCATCAAGAAACCATGCAGAGGGTAGATGCTCCAGGAATACACTTCTCACATCCTCCGCCATGATGTCGCCCTGCAAACAAGTGTTGTGTAATgttctccataatgtaaaagccttgTGTAATGTTATTCAGAGCATAAGAAGGAGAAAGGAATTTTTGACTATTTTTAATACTTCTGTTTACCATAAGTTTGTCGAAGTGGGTGGCGTTTCTGAATGGCACCTCATACGTCATAGCAGTCaatatgggtaacagcttgTTGACAAGGTGAAGGCAGACCCTCCATTTAGGAAAACTATTCCAAGTTTTACCGGTCGAGACCATCAAGGAAAGATCCAGAAGGTCATCCGCCCCCACAAACGCTGCCATGGCAACCATCATGTGAAGGCCCACGTAAATGTACAGCGAGATCCTAAACGTGGGAACAGGGAACAACAGGGCATAGTGAAGTGAAGTTGTTTCAGCAAACGCTTCATGGGTGTCAACAATATTACACCGAAGAGGTACAATTCCACGTCTACTGTTTGTGACAGTGGAACTCACGGTGATGTCGTCAGCATATCAGGCAGCGTCGTCTTCAAATACTTCGGAGACTTTAATAGGACTCGTGCATTTCCAGTAAGTGGGAATAGATAGGGATCGACCATCTTGGATATGAGCTAAAGTAAAAATGGCAACCATAAGCGCTAACTCCACGTGCGTGTTTTCAGTATAGGGTTGTGCATCTACATCGGAAGCTGCGGAAGTCTTATTGATATTGGTAAACTTCCGCTAACCTACGCCAACCCGCCAGCTGACTCCTTGAAAATGCGAACTTTCGTTGACGTTACATTCCAAAGGCAAAAGTTCCTCCTGTTCTTCACGCGAACTCTCTAAACACTATACTACAAGGGCCTGAAAAGTTCCTGAAGAGGGCTGGTTCTTAATACTAATTCTGAATAAGTGAGGCTTTGACCTCCAAGATAAGGCCCTGGATACTTATCATGATCCATACGCATCATTTTGGCTCTGTGACCAAAAGGCTTTACTTTCACAGCGTGACTTGTGACAAGAAGCTGATTTTCAGCCTGAGTTTCTGGGTTCTGAATTTAAGAATCTATTTTGACCGCGAAGGAAAACAAAACGTGGCGGTTTCGTACTGGATGCAAGAGTCCCACGTGAGAGTAGGGTACGACTTGATATCCCTTAGCTCTGACAGCTGGGTGTTGGTCCCCTGTATGAGCCTGGAACAAGCAATGATTTTGTGTTATTTAGCGGAATTTTGCATATTCACGTTCATCGAGAACATTAAGAGATGCTGGTAGCCATTCACTTCTCACGCATGGTAGGATGTACTCTTCTgatcacctttttttttttgctgttctttTCTATCGCTTTACGAAAACATGTGAAATATGGCTCGAAACCAAAGACTGTATTCAGGACCACACTGCGTCGAGCTCCGTCCCGAACCATATTCTGTTCCTTACCTGAGCTATTTGTATAGCAGTATCGGCAATATGGTCGCAAATAGTCTGAACGGGCTGTCCATACAACATCTTGATAAACACGCAGCCCTTCTGGACTAAATGTGTCTTGGTCTTCGGTTGATTCTGCATATTCACCTGTTCGGGCGTTACGAGAATGTCGGGCTCGTCCAACTGCGTGTCAGAAATTGGTTACACTTACTACGCTATACACTTGCCTGGCCATGCACAAGAGAGAACTTACAGCTATAATCCACCTGGAATTATCGGCTGGATCTCGATTTATCTCGAAGGAAACCAGAGGCGCGATGCTTAATTTAGTCATCACGTCGGCCACTGTGTTCAGCACCACATCCGCCGTGATCAACTTAAGGAAAGGGTCAAAGCCCAGCTTCTTGAAGATCTGTTCCAGATTCGCGGGCGTTGGAGGCGCTACATAAATTGCGGAAtggggatttaaaaaaaaatacatctgcAGACATGGCTGAGCCCTGTTGGATTGAATGAGACTCACTGTTTTGTGCCACACAGCCTTTCCAGAGAAGCAGGACCGGAAGTGGTATTTGCGTTGCTGTTCCTGCACGAGAGGGAACGTTTATGTGCATCAAATGTTCAGCATACGTGCAGTACACCCTGCAAACATCCTGCTAACATCGTGCAAAAAGTAGTTATTTGTTTGGTAGtttgaaatggggcggtagtcgCAGTGAAGGAAACGAGAAACATTTTTTAGCGTCAGCTCTTGACGAGTGCACAAGCACATTCGTTGCTCAATACATTTTATACATGCAGCTTCTCCCTATCAGAATCGCTTGGTCCCTGaccgaatccagcccaccagcACTCTGCGCTTGGGCTTCGACCCTTATTGAAGGGGCTCATAATTTCGTTCTCCACATcagcaccagcaatggggtacaaAATATCACCTCTGGCCATGAAACTCCCAATTCATCATCttaaatttttttctctcttttacGGCTCTCTATTGAATCGACTGCAAGCGTCGTACATGGTAGGATTTCACGCACCGTTCAGGACATTCCGTACTTTTTCTTCTATTTCCAGTTCCAACAAGCTGTCGGCATCTTCACGCTGAGCGCCTGGCGTCGCCGCTACTACAAGCTTGCTACAGGCGTAAATGTAGAAGTTGTCGCAGGGGTCGTGCGGAAAAGATAGAGATCGATAAAGCGCTGCTCCTGCAAAAGGCACGTGTGTGACTCTCTCGCACGGGACGCCGAAGGGAAGACCTCACCTTCCGCGATGCAGAATGGTGTGTTGCAAACCTCGAAGTCTGCAGGGTATGGTTTGCCTCCGGGAAATCGAGCTGGCTGTGCGGGAAAAACAGACTGACTACTGTAGTAAAAGAGATCCAAGAAGGAAACTATGAAGGCAGTACCTCCATACCATTCTAAGAACTGTCACTATTGTAgcgttaaagtgccactactgACTAAGGGCCATACTCGACACGACCGTCCACTCAAAGCTTCTCCTCTAGACTACACGCCACACTTGGAGGAGCCATCGGGCTTGAAGGACACGCCTGTGCTACCGTATAGTACCTGAGGGAAGCGCGAAGGATTTCCTCCGTCCAGTGGACGTTTCGAGCCAAGCTCGAGGAACACCTCGAGTAGATGCAGAGGGTCGAACCGTGTATCGTTTAAAAACACGGCCCAGTGTTTCTTTGAACCCCAGTGTCTCCTCCAGTGGAGGAGCACTTCTTTCCTTCACTCACTGGAGTAGAGTTGAGGatcgttcaagaatacggccgTAAATCTCGAGCCTACAGAATCGTACAGAGCTTATGTCATTGCGATTTCAGTGTCTCACActgtattctcccaaaatattgtttctttaTGCGACGCGTAAGTATCACATGTCTAGTTTTGAGAgaatttctagttttgagagGTATGACGTCGTTGGGTGGCGCAATCAGCCCACGTGTCTGGCAACAATGCGCCTTGGAGGTCGAGTGGAGACCGAGAAGGCGCACGCAGTTGCTAGGCGACGGGCGCCATAGCTCGCAGTGACATAGTTCGCACTAGCATAATGCATCAccgccagtggcgtagccagaaaaaaatattttaggAGGGACTTTATGGGGACTTACATTTATGGGGACTTACATTGGGAGGAGGATctcccctcgtttccctctcccaaatgcactaccttAACTACGATTTCAGGGGTGTTTTGAACCCCAAAAAACCACAAACACCACTGATTACCGCCCGTGTGTGCGTACAGAAGAGAACCTAGTGCAGCCTAATGGAGTTTCAAGACACGAAAACTGCACTGTCCGCGTTTTGACCACGCCAACTTCGAAAGTGAGCGCACTGTGTTGCATCCCACTGCTCTCTTACGCGTAGCTCTGTTCCTGTTTCGTCACACTTCAATCTTACCCGAGTAGGTGGGAGAGTAGCAGGTAGCAGCGTCACAGTTGAACTTTCGTTATACATTGTGGGCAGGGTGCCGGCGGTGTGAGTTACGCTTCCGAACGCAGCGGTGGCGCTCGTAGCGCTGCTGACCGAAGTGGACTCGGCACTGTGAGTATCTGGGGGACTGGCATTTGTGTAACCGGCCGTTCCGGTGCTCGACGACCATGTGCCGGTGTCATTTACGATCAGAGAAAAGATATCGTACCCGTCTGTCGACGATGACGGCGCGGTGACTGTTTCGATGACAGAGTAGTTGACGTAGACAAAAGACGAGTTATCCGTTGTTCCTGTACCAAGGGGAAGAAATTCATTCGGCCCATGTGTGGCCACTACAAGTTCTATGCCCCGACAACATGACAACAACATGGAGGTGTATCTTTCcgccagcggagaatgtagtccacACGTTGAGTGGGGAATCCGAGAAGAGGAAGGGTGGGGAAGCCAACTCGATCGCGTGTTTCGTCAACGCGCATATTTCGCGTGTTtaccttatacagggtgtttctttttacctGCAACAAATTTTTATAAACTGGAGAGTTCCGTTACGATGGTTTTACTTTTGTcgttggattactcgacggggttactactaggaaaccgtatttttcCTCAGTTAGGGAATTAACAGATATCTTTCAATCAATTAtcgactttagggagcacattgcaattgcaatatcaAAGCCTGATCTGTACATGATCCGCAcaaaccactgatgaagcacaaaggAAATCGCAGCGCGCGCCATTTTAACAATCCCGTCTACTAGATTCTGCAAGTGGTTGGCtaaagagcgacggtgacgtcgtTTGCTCCGTCCTCACTTaacgtcaaaaaaaaaaaaaaaggaaaaaagaaagacgtcaTAAGCGATTTAGGGAAACGCTTATCGAgatatgtttcacgatcttttgATCAGCGTGATCGGTGTATAACAGGTAGCTTGAAGCATGCGAGCGCACTATACGTTCTAACTCGAAGGTGGACTTTTGTGTGCAGTGGACCTGTAGGAGTTTACTTGTGCCGAAATTCAGGGATATGGTTTCTGGTGGATGTAGCAAAGATGGCGCACTATTCGTTGTCCATTATGTTCCTTGTTTGCTGCAGATACGTACCCACCGAAGAGCTGGAACCCGAGGGCGAAGCAGACCATGTCACCGTGGTGTCTGTTAAGTAAGAAGTTGATGTAGATAACGCTACTTCATGAACTGGTTACTACAGATACACACCCGTTTTATAACTCGTTGAAGGGCTGGAACCCGAGGACGACATTGTACCTGTTACAGTGGTATCTGTCAAGTTAGAAGTTGATGTAGATAATGATACTCCGTCATGAACTGCTTACTAATACACACCCGTTTTATCACTCATTGAAGAGCTGGAGCCCATGGACGACATTGTACTTGTTACAGCGGTGTCTGTCAAGTTAGAAGTTGATGTAGATAATGATACTCCGTCATGAACTGCTTACTAATACACACCCGTTTTATCACTCATTGAAGAGCTGGAGCCCATGGACGACATTGTACCTGTTACAGCGGTGTCTGTCAAGTTAGAAGTTGATGTAGATAATGATACCATGAACTGCTTACTAATACACACCCGTTTTATCACTCGTTGAAGAGCTGGAGCCCAAGGACGACATTGTACCTGTTACAGCGGTGTCTGTAAAGTTAGAAGTTGATGTAGATAATACTACTCCGTTTAAGAACTGCTTACTACAGATACACACCAGTTTTATCACTTGTTGAAGGGCTGGAACCCGAGGACGACGTTGCACCTGTTGCCATGG
This genomic stretch from Ornithodoros turicata isolate Travis chromosome 9, ASM3712646v1, whole genome shotgun sequence harbors:
- the LOC135368678 gene encoding endothelin-converting enzyme 1-like isoform X1; the encoded protein is MSRNRKHSSNLRCQGRTILTYALVIILTFVLLLLENGLHWPVPDTTAKQAQSSSLRCRKNCTSSTSFTLLPESAMPEDSTRSSNLSAGMEAQLLQVVVTTPSSTSSAGTMTGSTPTQPTATTVSGTSSTSGSSSSVSGQTGTVSSSSGSSLSTDTMATGATSSSGSSPSTSDKTDTAVTGTMSSLGSSSSTSDKTDTAVTGTMSSMGSSSSMSDKTDTAVTSTMSSMGSSSSMSDKTDTTVTGTMSSSGSSPSTSYKTDTTVTWSASPSGSSSSVGTTDNSSFVYVNYSVIETVTAPSSSTDGYDIFSLIVNDTGTWSSSTGTAGYTNASPPDTHSAESTSVSSATSATAAFGSVTHTAGTLPTMYNESSTVTLLPATLPPTRPARFPGGKPYPADFEVCNTPFCIAEGAALYRSLSFPHDPCDNFYIYACSKLVVAATPGAQREDADSLLELEIEEKVRNVLNGTATQIPLPVLLLWKGCVAQNTPPTPANLEQIFKKLGFDPFLKLITADVVLNTVADVMTKLSIAPLVSFEINRDPADNSRWIIALDEPDILVTPEQVNMQNQPKTKTHLVQKGCVFIKMLYGQPVQTICDHIADTAIQIAQAHTGDQHPAVRAKGYQVVPYSHVGLLHPLISKMVDPYLFPLTGNARVLLKSPKYLKTTLPDMLTTSPISLYIYVGLHMMVAMAAFVGADDLLDLSLMVSTGKTWNSFPKWRVCLHLVNKLLPILTAMTYEVPFRNATHFDKLMGDIMAEDVRSVFLEHLPSAWFLDAWSRNAIQMKLKHTQIYAFFPLHISSAANIALYMNQIVSSVPKNPDALLYFLSMSQYVVSTGRDPNSFRNFQRRWKGSVFDTICRYVLSENVIMIPVGMFNTTIPTSAKEKIFHIPRIAPRIAQCLFKAVFESAAFYNPNEVLWTDYSREGFKLKLRCFGRQYKYEAYEISEIYSSIEDNAAVKVAFQVSVFMDNVFTVKYFNKDYQLTGLLGVTSRQLFFIYYAQSYCKTPPADAMARKRMEDRVNIPLKNSRDFSESFDCPLGSGMNPLEKCHAWDI
- the LOC135368678 gene encoding endothelin-converting enzyme 1-like isoform X2; the encoded protein is MSRNRKHSSNLRCQGRTILTYALVIILTFVLLLLENGLHWPVPDTTAKQAQSSSLRCRKNCTSSTSFTLLPESAMPEDSTRSSNLSAGMEAQLLQVVVTTPSSTSSAGTMTGSTPTQPTATTVSGTSSTSGSSSSVSGQTGTVSSSSGSSLSTDTMATGATSSSGSSPSTSDKTDTAVTGTMSSLGSSSSTSDKTDTAVTGTMSSMGSSSSMSDKTDTAVTSTMSSMGSSSSMSDKTDTTVTGTMSSSGSSPSTSYKTDTTVTWSASPSGSSSSVGTTDNSSFVYVNYSVIETVTAPSSSTDGYDIFSLIVNDTGTWSSSTGTAGYTNASPPDTHSAESTSVSSATSATAAFGSVTHTAGTLPTMYNESSTVTLLPATLPPTRPARFPGGKPYPADFEVCNTPFCIAEGAALYRSLSFPHDPCDNFYIYACSKLVVAATPGAQREDADSLLELEIEEKVRNVLNGTATQIPLPVLLLWKGCVAQNTPPTPANLEQIFKKLGFDPFLKLITADVVLNTVADVMTKLSIAPLVSFEINRDPADNSRWIIALDEPDILVTPEQVNMQNQPKTKTHLVQKGCVFIKMLYGQPVQTICDHIADTAIQIAQAHTGDQHPAVRAKGYQVVPYSHVGLLHPLISKMVDPYLFPLTGNARVLLKSPKYLKTTLPDMLTTSPISLYIYVGLHMMVAMAAFVGADDLLDLSLMVSTGKTWNSFPKWRVCLHLVNKLLPILTAMTYEVPFRNATHFDKLMGDIMAEDVRSVFLEHLPSAWFLDAWSRNAIQMKLKHTQIYAFFPLHISSAANIALYMNQIVSSVPKNPDALLYFLSMSQYVVSTGRDPNSFRNFQRRWKGSVFDTICRYVLSENVIMIPVGMFNTTIPTSAKEKIFHIPRIAPRIAQCLFKAVFESAAFYNPNEVLWTDYSREGFKLKLRCFGRQYKYEAYEISEIYSSIEDNAAVKVAFQVFMDNVFTVKYFNKDYQLTGLLGVTSRQLFFIYYAQSYCKTPPADAMARKRMEDRVNIPLKNSRDFSESFDCPLGSGMNPLEKCHAWDI